The following nucleotide sequence is from Halobacillus mangrovi.
TGTGAATGGGGTTCTCCTTGAGGACACATGAGTACAACTCTTGGTTGTGATTCACTCTTTTGTTTAATATCTTCAATTGCATCGAAAATAGGCTGTGGAGTTAGGACAAGCCCTGCCCCTCCCCCATATGGATAGTCATCCACTTTATTATGTTTATTAGTTGTATAATCCCTGAAATTTACATAGCGGTAGCTGAACGCTTCTCGATCTTGGGCTCGTTTCATAATGGATGTATTTAACACTCCATCAAACATCTCTGGAAACAAAGTCAATATATCGATATGCATTAGTCTAACAGCCCCTCTATCGGATCAATGATAATCGTTTGTTGTTCTGTATCCACTTTTTTCACTACAGGCTCAATGTAAGGGAGGAGTAAATCTGACTGATTTTCTCGTTTGACGACCCAAACGTCATTGGCGCCCGGAGTCAAGATTTCCTTCACCTGGCCAATTTCTTCACCAGTATGCAAGTACACGGTACAGCCGATGATCTCATGAAAATAAAATTCATGTTCTTCTAATTCTTCCTGTGCATCCTCCGTGACCATCAGCATCCCATTTTTATACTTTTCCACATCGTTAATAGAAGGATGATCCTCAAAAGTTAGAAGATCGAAGCCTTTGTGGACTCGATGGGACCGTACAATTAACTCCTTAGGTTCTTTATTATCATTTACCCAATACAAAAGCTGGCCTGGTTGGAAACGTTCGTCAAAGTCCGTGATTCGCTGGACTTTCACTTCTCCTTTAATGCCATGAGTATTTATTATTTTTCCGACATTGAACATTTGTTTCTCCATGTCTATCCTTACCTCGCTCGTATGACTTTTCCATCCTGAATGACAATTTGTCTCTCTTCGATCAATTCCTGCCACGAATCGCCTTCATTAACTTCAATCAAAGCTTCTACTTCGTCAGTTTCAAGTTCACTGCCATTTGGGAGTACCTCTAACTGCTTTAGCTGATGTTCCGTCCACCGAATTTGATCCCTGCGTCGACTGATCTCTTTGGAGAAACGGCGTTCGACCTCAGTTTTAGAAACACCCGATTTTCGTTCTAGTTTTTTTTGCTCAAAAGATAATTGGCGGCACTCCTTATCTAATTGTGTACACCTTTCATAGAAACGCTCCTTTAATTGGGCACGGCTATCTTCAGTTAACACTTGTTTGACAGGGATTTTTCGAATGATTTGCATGGTCGCTCCGCCTCTCTGAATCATTTCTGAATGGTAAAAAAGGGAAAGGTTATCCCTCTCCCTTCTTACATGATATCCAGATAGATTCGTTTTTCTGAATCAGAGCCTGCCGCATAAACGACAGTTCGAATCGCCTTAGCAATCCTTCCGTTTTTACCAATCACTTTGCCAACATCGTCTGAGTGTACCGAAAGATGATAGGTAACCTTCTGTTCTTCCTCTTTTACATCCACGACGATATCTTCGGGGTGATCAACAAGCGGAGTGACGATTGTTTCAATTAAGGCTTTCATGATATCACCACTACTTTATTATTTGTTTTTCTTTTCGTGGAACTGCTTCATGATGCCTTCTTTAGAGAATAGGTTACGAACTGTATCACTCGGCTGAGCACCATTTGACATCCAATCCATAGCTTTTTCAGCGTCAAGCTTAACCTCAACAGGGTTAGAAACTGGATTATATGTGCCGATTTGTTCGATGATACGTCCATCACGAGGAGAACGTGAATCTGCTACTACTACACGGTAAAATGGGTTACGTTTAGATCCCATACGTTTTAGGCGAATTTTTACTGCCATATTTAACAACCTCCATATTTTTCTTAAATGTTTCACACAAATTTAGATTTTAGCAGAACTTCAATTGTGTGTAAAGGATTTTTCCATTACATAAAAGGAAAATTCATTCCTTTGCCTTTTTTGCCTTTAGTGTTACTCATTTGTTTCATCATTTTCTTCATTTCCTCGAACTGTTTCAATAGTCGGTTGACTTCTGAAACTGATGTTCCAGATCCTTTCGCAATTCGCTTTTTACGACTTGCATTCATCACGGAAGGGTCGACGCGTTCTTTCTTCGTCATCGATTGAATAATCGCTTCCACATGTACGATTTGTTTATCATCGAAGGAAACGTTTTTCAACCCCTTCATTTTATTTGCTCCTGGAATCATATTGATCAGTTCGTCCAATGGCCCCATGTTCTTCACTTGATCCATTTGGTCAAGGAAATCTTCGAACGTAAAGGATGCTGTTCGCATCTTCGATTCGAGTTCTTTTGCCTGTTTTTCATCGACTTGGGTTTGAGCTTTTTCAATTAGAGTCAGCATATCTCCCATACCGAGAATACGTGAAGCCATCCGTTCTGGGTGGAATGCCTCCAATTGGTCAAGTTTCTCTCCCATACCAGCAAATTTGATCGGTTTACCGGTCACAGCTTTAATGGATAAGGCAGCACCACCACGGGTATCGCCATCAAGCTTCGTAAGCAGAACGCCTGTTACGTCAAGCTGTTCATCGAAGCTTTGAGCCACGTTTACTGCATCTTGTCCTGTCATTGCATCAACAACGAGGAAAATTTCATCAGGCTGAACAGCTTCTTTGATACGCTGCAATTCACCCATCAATCCTTCATCGACGTGCAAACGTCCAGCGGTATCAATGATCACATAATCATTGTGTTCTTCTTTCGCTTTTTCAATTGCATTCTTAGCGATGTCAACTGGATCCGCCTCCGTTCCTTCCGCATGAACAGGCATACTCAGCTGTTTTCCTAAAGTCTGCAATTGTTGAATGGCCGCAGGCCGGTAAACGTCAGCTGCCGCTAGAAGCGGCGTACGGTTATAATTTTTCCTTAAAAGGTTAGCAAGCTTTCCGGTCGTGGTTGTTTTACCGGCACCCTGTAAACCGACCATCATAATGACTGTCGGTGGACGTTTTGCAACAGCAATTCTGCTTTCATCGCCGCCCATTAATTCTGTCAATTCTTCTTTAACCACTTTGATCACTTGCTGTCCTGGGGTCAAGCTTTCCATGACCTCCTGACCGATTGCACGTTCGCGTATACGTTTAACAAAGTCTTTAACCACTTTAAAGTTAACATCGGCCTCAAGGAGGGCGAGACGAACTTCTCGACTCATCTCTTTCACGTCTTGTTCGGTTACCTTCCCTTTGCCTTTAATTCTTTTCATCGTTTCCTGCAAACGGTCGGATAAACCTTCAAATGCCATCCAAGGAACCCCCCTATTCTAATTCTTGTAGTTGCGTAACCCACCGGCTGAATTGCTCCGAATACTTTTCCTTTTCTAATTCAGCTTCCATATCGCGTAACACCTGCTGGCGTTCTTGAAACTTTTCATAGAGATGAAGCTTTTTTTCATATTCTTCAAGCATTGTCTCTGTTCGGCGAATATTATCATAAACAGCTTGACGAGACACATCAAACGTCTCTGATATTTCACCTAAAGAGTAATCTTCAAGAAAATACAACTCCATATAGTTTCTTTGTTTAGGAGTTAATAACGACTGATAGAAATCAAATAAATAATTTACTCTTGTCGTTTTTTCAAGCACAGTTAAGCACTCCTTGTTAAGTGAAATACCTTTACATGAGAATACTAACGGAGTCTTAGGTCTCGTGTCAAGGTCTAATCCTCATTTTCTTCATCTTCATAGTCTTCGATCATGTCTGCAAACAGTCCATAGACAAAAGCATGGGCATCAAATGTTTCCAAGTCTGTCACTTTCTCACCAAGCCCGACCAATTTCACTGGAATATCCAGCTCATTACGGATGGCTAGTACAATTCCGCCTTTCGCTGTTCCATCCAACTTGGAAAGTACAATACCTGAGACATCGGTTGCTTCTGAGAAAGTTTTCGCTTGGCTCATAGCATTTTGTCCAGTGGTAGCATCCAATACAAGCAGAACTTCATGAGGTGCACCAGGGACTTCTCTTTCAATGACACGTTTAACTTTGGAGAGCTCATTCATCAGGTTGACTTTATTTTGAAGGCGTCCAGCGGTATCGCAGATTAGCACATCTGCATTTCGTGATTTGGCTGATTTAATTCCATCAAAAATTACTGCGGCGGGATCACTTCCCTCGCTATGCTTGATGGTATTAACCCCTACACGGTCGCCCCAGGCTTCAAGCTGATCGATTGCACCGGCACGGAATGTATCACCGGCTGCTAATGTAACCTTCTTACCTTCAGCTTTCAAACGATGCGCGAGTTTACCAATTGTCGTCGTTTTACCAACACCATTCACTCCAACAAATAGATAAATGGTCAACCCGTCTGGATTTTCATTCAAGCCTTCCACATCTCCAGCTTGATCATCTCCATAATAGATCTCAACCAGCTTTTCAGAGATTACTTCTTTTACTTGCTTTGTATCCTTAATATTTCTACGCTTGACTTCCATCTCAAGCTCATCAATCATTTCCATTACTGTATTGACGCCCACATCTGCAGAAATTAATACTTCTTCGAGTTCTTCGAAAAAGTCTTCATCGACAGTGCGGTAACGGGCTACAAGGTCATTAATTTTAGTAGAAAAAGAATTTCTTGTTTTAGCTAATCCACGCTTGAATTTAGCAGCAATTGAATCTTCTTCCTCTTCTTCCACAGGGAGTGCATCAACCTCTTCATCTTCGCTCTCATCTGTGACCGTGTTTTCTTCATCTTCTACTTCATCTGTGAAGATGTCTTCTTTGTAATCATCTTCTTCCTGTGGAAACTCTTCTTGCTCATCCAAAGGAACTTCCGTTTCACCTTCTAGAGGGAGTTCCTCTTTGTTCTCCCCTTCCTCATCATCGAGTTCATTTTGTTCCTCTGATTCTTTAAGTTCTTCTTCTTGCTTTTTATCTTCACTCAAATCAAAATCTTTCACAAACTTCTCTTTTAATTTCTTAAAAAAGCTCATCTACTCTTCCTTTCTATGCTTCAAGTAATTCGGGCGTTTCTTCCAAGCGGACGGAAACAAGTTTTGACACCCCTGACTCCTGCATGGTCACTCCATAGAGTACATCCGATTCTTCCATCGTCCCTTTTCTGTGGGTAATCACAATGAATTGTGTTTTTGCGCTGAATTCCTTTAAGAAGCGAGCAAATCGGTCAACGTTCGCCTCATCCAATGCTGCTTCTACCTCATCAAGCACGCAAAATGGAACTGGTCTCACTCTAAGGATAGAAAATAATAAGGCAATTGCCGTCAAGGCTCGTTCCCCACCTGAGAGAAGGCTGAGATTTTGAAGTTTCTTTCCTGGAGGCTGAGCTACGATATCGACCCCTGTTTCTAACATATTTTCTGGTTCCGTCAATTGAAGGTCAGCCTTTCCTCCTCCAAATAGGTCGCGAAACACTTCACCAAATTCATTACGAATTTTTGTAAAGGTATCCGTAAAACGTCTGTCCATTTCTCCATCCATTTCATTAATGACAGTATGGAGAGTTTGTTTAGCTTCAAGAAGATCGTCCTGCTGGCCTTTCAAAAAGTCGTACCTTTCTACGATACGATCATACTCGTCAATTGCACCTAAATTCACTGTACCTAATTCTTCAATAGATCGTTTAATCAATTTTACTCGAGTGGATGACTGTTCAATATCGTCAACAGGAGGATATTCACTTTTTGCCCGTTCGAAAGTTGTCAC
It contains:
- the rimM gene encoding ribosome maturation factor RimM (Essential for efficient processing of 16S rRNA), translated to MEKQMFNVGKIINTHGIKGEVKVQRITDFDERFQPGQLLYWVNDNKEPKELIVRSHRVHKGFDLLTFEDHPSINDVEKYKNGMLMVTEDAQEELEEHEFYFHEIIGCTVYLHTGEEIGQVKEILTPGANDVWVVKRENQSDLLLPYIEPVVKKVDTEQQTIIIDPIEGLLD
- a CDS encoding YlqD family protein; translation: MQIIRKIPVKQVLTEDSRAQLKERFYERCTQLDKECRQLSFEQKKLERKSGVSKTEVERRFSKEISRRRDQIRWTEHQLKQLEVLPNGSELETDEVEALIEVNEGDSWQELIEERQIVIQDGKVIRAR
- a CDS encoding KH domain-containing protein, whose product is MKALIETIVTPLVDHPEDIVVDVKEEEQKVTYHLSVHSDDVGKVIGKNGRIAKAIRTVVYAAGSDSEKRIYLDIM
- the rpsP gene encoding 30S ribosomal protein S16; amino-acid sequence: MAVKIRLKRMGSKRNPFYRVVVADSRSPRDGRIIEQIGTYNPVSNPVEVKLDAEKAMDWMSNGAQPSDTVRNLFSKEGIMKQFHEKKNK
- the ffh gene encoding signal recognition particle protein, which codes for MAFEGLSDRLQETMKRIKGKGKVTEQDVKEMSREVRLALLEADVNFKVVKDFVKRIRERAIGQEVMESLTPGQQVIKVVKEELTELMGGDESRIAVAKRPPTVIMMVGLQGAGKTTTTGKLANLLRKNYNRTPLLAAADVYRPAAIQQLQTLGKQLSMPVHAEGTEADPVDIAKNAIEKAKEEHNDYVIIDTAGRLHVDEGLMGELQRIKEAVQPDEIFLVVDAMTGQDAVNVAQSFDEQLDVTGVLLTKLDGDTRGGAALSIKAVTGKPIKFAGMGEKLDQLEAFHPERMASRILGMGDMLTLIEKAQTQVDEKQAKELESKMRTASFTFEDFLDQMDQVKNMGPLDELINMIPGANKMKGLKNVSFDDKQIVHVEAIIQSMTKKERVDPSVMNASRKKRIAKGSGTSVSEVNRLLKQFEEMKKMMKQMSNTKGKKGKGMNFPFM
- a CDS encoding putative DNA-binding protein, whose amino-acid sequence is MLEKTTRVNYLFDFYQSLLTPKQRNYMELYFLEDYSLGEISETFDVSRQAVYDNIRRTETMLEEYEKKLHLYEKFQERQQVLRDMEAELEKEKYSEQFSRWVTQLQELE
- the ftsY gene encoding signal recognition particle-docking protein FtsY, producing MSFFKKLKEKFVKDFDLSEDKKQEEELKESEEQNELDDEEGENKEELPLEGETEVPLDEQEEFPQEEDDYKEDIFTDEVEDEENTVTDESEDEEVDALPVEEEEEDSIAAKFKRGLAKTRNSFSTKINDLVARYRTVDEDFFEELEEVLISADVGVNTVMEMIDELEMEVKRRNIKDTKQVKEVISEKLVEIYYGDDQAGDVEGLNENPDGLTIYLFVGVNGVGKTTTIGKLAHRLKAEGKKVTLAAGDTFRAGAIDQLEAWGDRVGVNTIKHSEGSDPAAVIFDGIKSAKSRNADVLICDTAGRLQNKVNLMNELSKVKRVIEREVPGAPHEVLLVLDATTGQNAMSQAKTFSEATDVSGIVLSKLDGTAKGGIVLAIRNELDIPVKLVGLGEKVTDLETFDAHAFVYGLFADMIEDYEDEENED